ACGAGCACTCCGGGATCGGCCGTCAGCGCGTCCGCCAGCGCGGCATTGAGCGCGGTGGCCATCGTGACCGGAGTCGTGGTCTCGGCGGTGGTGCTCATCATGCCTCCTCGCGGGCGAGCTCGTCCGCCAGCTGTGCCGACTGCTCGACCAGCTGCGGGGTGGGGACGGTGAAGACGTGGGCGAAGAGCTCCTGCGGGTCCAGCTCCTGCTCGGCGTTCATGCCCTCGCGCAGCTCGGCGGCGGCCTGCTCGGCCGCGGCCTGGACCTCCGCCTGCAGGTCGTCGGTGAGCAGGCCGCGGTCGCTCAGGTAGGTGCGCATCCGGGTGACGGGGTCGAGGGTCCGCCAGTGCTCGGCCTCCTCGTCGGTGCGGTACCGGGTGGCGTCGTCCGCATTGGTGTGCGCCTCGATCCGGTACGTCAGCGCCTCGATCAGCAGCGGACCGGACCCTTCGCGGGTCAGGCGCACCGCGCGCTCGAACACGGCGAGCAGGGCGACGAGGTCGTTCCCGTCCACGCGCTCACCGGCCATCCCGTAGCCGACGGCCTTGTGCGCCAGCGAGGGGGCGGCGGTCTGCCGTTCCAGCGGCACCGAGATCGCGTACTGGTTGTTCTGCACGAAGAAGACCACGGGCAGGTGGAAGACGGCGGCGAAGTTCAGGGCCTCGTGGAAGTCGCCCTCGCTGGTGGCGCCGTCGCCGCAGAGAGCGACCACCACGGTGTCCTCCCCGCGCAGACGGGCCGCGTGCGCCAAGCCCACTCCGTGCAGCAGCTGGGTGGTCAGCGGGGTGGACTCGATGCCCACCCGGTATTCGCGGGGGTCGTAGCCGCTGTGCCAGTCACCGCGGAACAGCGTCATGGCCTCCTCGGGCGGCACGCCGCGGGAGATGACCGCGACGGCATCGCGGTAGGTGGGGAACAGCCAGTCCTGCGGCTCCAGGTGTGCCGAGGCGGCCACCTGGCAGGCCTCCTGGCCGTAGCTCGAGGGGTAGACGGCCATCCGGCCCTGGCGCACCAGCGCCGAGTTCTGCTCGTTCAGCCGTCGCCCCGTGACCAGGCGGCGGTAGGCCGCCAGCAGGTCCTCGTCCGCGGGCAGGGGGTAGTCGTGCCCCGGCTCCGGGTCCTCGCCCGCGGAGCGGCAGACGCGCCCGTCGGGCCCGACGATCCGGATCAGGTGCCGTGCCGGGAGCATGTAGTCCTCCGGCGTGATGCCGAAGCTGCGGGCCGCCGCCCGCACCCGGTTCGTCGGCTGCTCCGCGCCGGCGGCGGTCTCGTCGGGGCCGCCGACGGCCCCGCCGGCGCTGCCGGCGGTCTCGTCGGTGCCGTGTCGCACCCTGTCGCGCACGTCGTCGCTCATCGTTCCTCCCACACCGGTGTGGTTCGGCCCGCCGGGACGGACAGTCCGCGGGCATTCCGTATCTGAGACCCTGCCACTCAGGGACAGTTCGCACAGCAGGTTGCGCAGAATCATGGACGAATTGATCTCCGGTGCGTAGTCTGGCGACGATCCGACGCGACGGTCGCGGCGTCGGCGCCGAGCATGCGCACGGGCGTCTCCCAGCCCTCCGGCGCCTCTCCCCGCACCACCACCACGCCGCACAGCCATCACGCCGCACGCTCATCACGCCGCACAGTCATCACGCCGCCAGGGAGGTCTGCCCATGGAGAGGGACCCCGTGCATCTCGACGAGCTCGACGAGCGCATCCTGGAGGAGCTGACCCGCGACGGCCGGCAGTCCGAGACGGCACTGGCGAAGACGCTCCACATCTCCCGCGCCCACGCCTATGCACGCATCGGGCGGTTGCAGGACGAGGAGGTCATCACACGGTTCAGCGCCGTGGTGGACCCCGTCCGCGCCGGGATGCGCACCTCCGCGTACGTCACCCTGAAGCTGCGCCAGCACAGCTGGCGGGACGTGAAGGAAGCGCTCAAGGAGATCCCGGAGATCTATCACGTGTCCCTGGTGGGCGGGAACTTCGACGTGCTGCTGCTGGTGCGGGCCCGCGACAACCTGGACCTGCGGCGGGTCGTCTTCGACTTCATCCAGCCGCTGCCGGGCGTGCTGGACACGCAGACCTTCGTGATCTTCGAGGATGCGGACACCCGGTGACGGTGTCCGCCCGGTGACCGGCGCCGTCCGGCGTCAGGACTCCGTCGGCGCGGCCGCGGGGCCGCGGAACACGGGCGCACGCTTCTGCTGGAAGGCCGCGAACCCCTCGGCGTAGTCGGCGGAGGCGCAGAGAGCGGCCTGCGCCCGGTTCTCGGCGGCCATCGACTCCCACAGCCCCAGACGCTGATCGCGAATCTGTCCCACCAGCTCCTTCGAGGCCAGGAACGCTCCGGTGGCCCCGGAGGCGACCTTCGTGGTGATCGCGCGGGTCTGTTCGAGCAGGGTGTCCGACGGCATCGCGCGGGCGAACAGCCCTCCCGCCACGGCCTCCGCACCGCTCATCAGCTCCGCCGTATAGATCAGGTCCAGGGCGCGATGCGGTCCCAGGCGCTCGGTGAACAGCCAGTGCCCTCCGGAATCGAGGGTGGCGCCGAGGTTCGCGAACGGGGACCCGATCTTGGCGTCCTCGGCGACGTAGACGACATCCGTGGCGATCGCCAGGCCCAGGCCGACGCCCAGGCAGGCGCCGTGGACGGCGGCGAAGGTGGGGGCGGGGAAGGCGGCCATGGACTGCAGCAGGGGCTGGACCCGGCCGTCGAGATATCCGGGGACGTCGTCCTCGGCCGGGTCGACCCCGGAGATGTCCCGCCCGGCGCAGAAGCCACGGCCCTCGCCGCGCAGCAGCAGGGCCCGCACCTGACCCCGCCGGGCGGCGTCGGCCGCCTCGTCGTAGACCTGCGCGAGCTCGTCGATCCCGGCGATGTCGAGGGAGTTGAGCGTCTTCGGTGCGGCGAGGACCACCTCGGCGACGCCGTCGGTGATGGTCAGCTCGATCATGTCTCTCCTGGAGGTCGTCGTGCCTACACGTCGTAGTCGACGCGGACGGCGTCGGTCGTCGGATGGGACTGGCAGGTCAGCACGTAGCCGCGCTCGATCTCCTCGGGCTCGAGGGCGAAGTTCTCCGACATCTCGACCTCACCC
The window above is part of the Brachybacterium vulturis genome. Proteins encoded here:
- the pdhA gene encoding pyruvate dehydrogenase (acetyl-transferring) E1 component subunit alpha — its product is MSDDVRDRVRHGTDETAGSAGGAVGGPDETAAGAEQPTNRVRAAARSFGITPEDYMLPARHLIRIVGPDGRVCRSAGEDPEPGHDYPLPADEDLLAAYRRLVTGRRLNEQNSALVRQGRMAVYPSSYGQEACQVAASAHLEPQDWLFPTYRDAVAVISRGVPPEEAMTLFRGDWHSGYDPREYRVGIESTPLTTQLLHGVGLAHAARLRGEDTVVVALCGDGATSEGDFHEALNFAAVFHLPVVFFVQNNQYAISVPLERQTAAPSLAHKAVGYGMAGERVDGNDLVALLAVFERAVRLTREGSGPLLIEALTYRIEAHTNADDATRYRTDEEAEHWRTLDPVTRMRTYLSDRGLLTDDLQAEVQAAAEQAAAELREGMNAEQELDPQELFAHVFTVPTPQLVEQSAQLADELAREEA
- a CDS encoding enoyl-CoA hydratase/isomerase family protein — translated: MIELTITDGVAEVVLAAPKTLNSLDIAGIDELAQVYDEAADAARRGQVRALLLRGEGRGFCAGRDISGVDPAEDDVPGYLDGRVQPLLQSMAAFPAPTFAAVHGACLGVGLGLAIATDVVYVAEDAKIGSPFANLGATLDSGGHWLFTERLGPHRALDLIYTAELMSGAEAVAGGLFARAMPSDTLLEQTRAITTKVASGATGAFLASKELVGQIRDQRLGLWESMAAENRAQAALCASADYAEGFAAFQQKRAPVFRGPAAAPTES
- a CDS encoding Lrp/AsnC family transcriptional regulator — its product is MERDPVHLDELDERILEELTRDGRQSETALAKTLHISRAHAYARIGRLQDEEVITRFSAVVDPVRAGMRTSAYVTLKLRQHSWRDVKEALKEIPEIYHVSLVGGNFDVLLLVRARDNLDLRRVVFDFIQPLPGVLDTQTFVIFEDADTR